The Iamia majanohamensis genome window below encodes:
- a CDS encoding TauD/TfdA dioxygenase family protein — MLTIDVGPRVADRLPAGTAPRPYDRFDLAPLSPTIGAEVDGVDLGGPIDDELQSELRRALLEWKVLFFRDQDLTRDQQRDFALRWGEVEQHPFYKYVNPGQTADDVVTLAKGADAPGFENEWHTDITWHVRPSFGAVLRAVEVPPLGGDTLWSDTASAHDALPEELQAEIASLVAVHDWRHTFGRGMPREAVEQLSPAFPPVEHPVVRVHPETGRRSIFVNPIFTSHVVGMEPDESDDLLRRLCTEVARPEHQCRFRWSPGAVAFWDNRATQHYASSDYHPQPRVMDRISIAGDVPVGV; from the coding sequence GTGCTCACCATCGACGTCGGCCCCCGCGTCGCCGACCGCCTGCCGGCCGGCACCGCGCCCCGCCCCTACGACCGCTTCGACCTCGCCCCCCTGTCGCCCACGATCGGCGCCGAGGTCGACGGCGTCGACCTGGGCGGTCCCATCGACGACGAGCTCCAGTCCGAGCTGCGCCGGGCCCTGCTGGAGTGGAAGGTGCTGTTCTTCCGCGACCAGGACCTCACCCGCGACCAGCAGCGCGACTTCGCCCTCCGCTGGGGTGAGGTCGAGCAGCACCCCTTCTACAAGTACGTCAACCCGGGCCAGACCGCGGACGACGTCGTCACCCTGGCCAAGGGCGCCGACGCCCCCGGCTTCGAGAACGAGTGGCACACCGACATCACCTGGCACGTCCGCCCCTCGTTCGGGGCGGTCCTGCGGGCCGTCGAGGTGCCGCCCCTCGGGGGCGACACCCTCTGGTCGGACACGGCGTCGGCCCACGACGCCCTCCCCGAGGAGCTGCAGGCGGAGATCGCCTCCCTCGTCGCCGTCCACGACTGGCGCCACACCTTCGGGCGGGGCATGCCGCGGGAGGCGGTGGAGCAGCTGTCCCCGGCCTTCCCGCCGGTGGAGCACCCGGTCGTGCGGGTCCACCCCGAGACCGGGCGCCGCTCGATCTTCGTCAACCCGATCTTCACCTCCCACGTCGTGGGCATGGAGCCCGACGAGAGCGACGACCTGCTGCGGCGGCTGTGCACCGAGGTGGCCCGGCCCGAGCACCAGTGCCGGTTCCGCTGGAGCCCGGGCGCGGTCGCCTTCTGGGACAACCGGGCCACGCAGCACTACGCATCCAGCGACTACCACCCCCAGCCCCGCGTCATGGACCGCATCAGCATCGCCGGCGACGTGCCCGTCGGGGTCTGA
- a CDS encoding TetR family transcriptional regulator: MPDARTQMVDAAERLVAEGGLGAMSLRAVQAAAGQRNKSAAQYHFGSREGLIEAVVAARMAPVNERRAEILAALDEDPSGPTDRGLVEALVVPLAEHTLGRPGSRWARFLLQASSDPTLAEVVARRVEGRSYRAVVDGLVAVLHDVPPPLRSRRVGQVTLLAVGSLAAAESRPARLPLDVEVADLVDVCLGALTAPSTAPAVPAPHP, encoded by the coding sequence GTGCCCGACGCCCGGACCCAGATGGTCGACGCCGCCGAGCGCCTCGTCGCCGAGGGGGGCCTCGGGGCCATGTCGCTGCGGGCCGTCCAGGCCGCGGCCGGGCAGCGCAACAAGTCCGCCGCGCAGTACCACTTCGGCTCGCGCGAGGGCCTGATCGAGGCCGTCGTCGCCGCCCGCATGGCCCCGGTCAACGAGCGCCGGGCCGAGATCCTCGCCGCCCTCGACGAGGACCCGTCGGGTCCCACGGATCGGGGCCTGGTCGAGGCCCTCGTCGTGCCCCTGGCCGAGCACACCCTCGGCCGCCCCGGCAGCCGCTGGGCCCGCTTCCTCCTGCAGGCCTCCTCCGACCCGACGCTGGCCGAGGTCGTGGCCCGGCGGGTCGAGGGCCGCAGCTACCGGGCGGTGGTCGACGGCCTCGTGGCCGTCCTCCACGACGTCCCCCCGCCCCTCCGCAGCCGCCGCGTCGGCCAGGTGACCCTCCTCGCCGTCGGGTCGCTGGCGGCGGCCGAGTCCCGGCCCGCCCGCCTGCCGCTCGACGTCGAGGTCGCCGACCTGGTCGACGTCTGCCTCGGTGCCCTGACCGCCCCGTCGACGGCCCCCGCCGTCCCCGCCCCCCACCCCTGA
- a CDS encoding MOSC domain-containing protein: MHVAQIWQHPVKSMVGRTVGTAEVVPTGLVGDRTWAVRDQVRGGIRGAKQLGGLMRLAAVPVDGPGGHVAITLPDGTTVTTVDPGASAAVSAAIDHEVTLEPLAPPEDLDHYRRGEMYHDDLMDDLRATFGREPDEPLPDLSQFPPEVLEFESPPGTYHDVHPLLLLSTSALAALAEALPDSDVDVRRFRPSLVVDTDGAPGHPERDWVGRSLRVGEVELDVVGGCPRCVMVTRAVGTDVPADRRILRHVVSELGQDLGVYATVARPGRIATGDPVTLGG, encoded by the coding sequence GTGCACGTCGCCCAGATCTGGCAGCACCCCGTGAAGTCGATGGTCGGTCGCACCGTCGGCACGGCCGAGGTGGTGCCCACCGGCCTGGTCGGCGACCGCACCTGGGCGGTGCGCGACCAGGTCCGGGGTGGCATCCGCGGCGCCAAGCAGCTGGGCGGCCTCATGCGGCTGGCCGCCGTGCCGGTCGACGGGCCGGGCGGCCACGTGGCCATCACCCTCCCCGACGGCACCACCGTCACCACCGTCGACCCGGGCGCGTCGGCCGCGGTGTCGGCCGCCATCGACCACGAGGTCACCCTCGAGCCCCTGGCGCCGCCGGAGGACCTCGACCACTACCGGCGGGGCGAGATGTACCACGACGACCTCATGGACGACCTGCGGGCCACCTTCGGCCGCGAGCCCGACGAGCCCCTCCCCGACCTGTCCCAGTTCCCGCCCGAGGTCCTCGAGTTCGAGTCGCCGCCCGGCACCTACCACGACGTCCACCCCCTCCTGCTGCTGTCGACCTCCGCCCTCGCCGCCCTGGCCGAGGCCCTGCCCGACAGCGACGTCGACGTCCGCCGCTTCCGACCCAGCCTGGTGGTCGACACCGACGGGGCCCCCGGCCACCCCGAGCGCGACTGGGTGGGTCGCAGCCTGCGGGTGGGCGAGGTCGAGCTGGACGTGGTCGGCGGCTGCCCCCGCTGCGTCATGGTGACCCGGGCGGTGGGCACCGACGTGCCCGCCGACCGCCGCATCCTCCGCCACGTCGTGTCCGAGCTGGGCCAGGACCTCGGCGTCTACGCCACCGTGGCCCGACCGGGGCGGATCGCCACCGGCGACCCGGTCACGCTCGGGGGCTGA
- a CDS encoding cation diffusion facilitator family transporter → MGGDHDHGAGALRAGARHQRRLAISFVLIGVFFVVEAVGGILTNSLALLSDAGHMLTDVVGLGMALAAIQLASRHARRADAGQHTFGLYRLEILAAFVNSLLLFGVAVYVLFEAVRRLTGEPEVLGLPMLVVATLGLAVNVVAFLLLREGAEESINVEGAYLEVLADTLGSVGVIVAAVLLEVFGWAWVDPVVGAGIGLWILPRTWRLGSQAVRILLQAAPPEVDLAALSASLGALPGVVGVHDLHVWTLTSDMENASVHLVVEVGADSHGVLDQARALLHDEYAIAHATLQVEPADHQGCDEISW, encoded by the coding sequence GTGGGTGGCGACCACGACCACGGCGCCGGGGCCCTGCGCGCCGGTGCCCGGCACCAGCGCCGGCTGGCCATCTCCTTCGTCCTGATCGGCGTCTTCTTCGTCGTCGAGGCCGTGGGCGGGATCCTCACCAACTCCCTGGCCCTGCTCTCCGACGCCGGGCACATGCTCACCGACGTGGTGGGCCTGGGCATGGCGCTGGCCGCCATCCAGCTGGCCTCCCGCCACGCCCGGCGGGCCGACGCCGGCCAGCACACCTTCGGCCTCTACCGGCTGGAGATCCTCGCCGCCTTCGTGAACTCGCTCCTCCTGTTCGGCGTGGCCGTCTACGTCCTGTTCGAGGCCGTCCGCCGCCTCACGGGCGAGCCCGAGGTCCTGGGCCTGCCCATGCTGGTCGTGGCCACCCTCGGGCTGGCCGTGAACGTGGTCGCCTTCCTGCTGCTGCGGGAGGGGGCCGAGGAGTCGATCAACGTCGAGGGCGCCTACCTCGAGGTGCTGGCCGACACCCTCGGCTCGGTGGGGGTCATCGTGGCCGCGGTGCTGCTCGAGGTGTTCGGGTGGGCGTGGGTCGACCCCGTCGTCGGTGCCGGCATCGGCCTGTGGATCCTGCCCCGCACCTGGCGCCTCGGGTCCCAGGCGGTGCGCATCCTGCTGCAGGCGGCACCGCCGGAGGTCGACCTGGCCGCCCTCTCCGCGTCGCTCGGGGCCCTCCCCGGCGTGGTGGGCGTGCACGACCTGCACGTGTGGACCCTGACCTCGGACATGGAGAACGCCTCGGTCCACCTGGTGGTGGAGGTCGGGGCCGACTCCCACGGGGTCCTCGACCAGGCCCGGGCGCTGCTCCACGACGAGTACGCCATCGCCCACGCCACCCTCCAGGTGGAGCCGGCCGACCACCAGGGCTGCGACGAGATCAGCTGGTGA